A genomic window from Methanobacterium sp. BRmetb2 includes:
- a CDS encoding fumarate hydratase, giving the protein MKKIKTPVKTEVIETLDIGDRVEIYGKIFTGRDAALPKLVKKLEDGSNLLDLEGSVIMHTAVSDAGIAPTSSNKEDIEGSIPLLAKYGVKIHLGKGILKQETIDTLNTENSVYVVTPPVAALLTSKVLFKKVAAFSEEGMEAIYELEVDGIPGIVAAAHGKSIYNKSN; this is encoded by the coding sequence ATGAAAAAAATTAAAACACCAGTTAAAACTGAGGTAATTGAAACTCTGGATATAGGAGACCGGGTTGAGATATACGGTAAAATATTTACTGGTAGAGATGCAGCTTTACCAAAACTGGTTAAAAAACTGGAAGATGGCAGTAATCTTTTGGATCTAGAAGGATCAGTGATAATGCACACTGCAGTAAGTGACGCAGGAATAGCACCCACCAGCAGTAACAAGGAAGATATTGAGGGAAGCATACCATTACTTGCTAAGTATGGTGTTAAAATACATTTAGGTAAGGGAATATTGAAACAAGAAACTATAGATACATTAAATACTGAAAATTCAGTATATGTGGTTACACCGCCGGTAGCTGCACTTTTAACCAGTAAAGTTTTATTTAAAAAAGTAGCGGCCTTTTCTGAGGAAGGAATGGAAGCAATCTATGAATTGGAAGTTGATGGAATCCCAGGTATTGTGGCAGCAGCCCACGGAAAATCCATATATAACAAAAGTAACTAA
- a CDS encoding tyrosine decarboxylase MfnA (catalyzes the decarboxylation of L-tyrosine to produce tyramine) yields MDENRFSKEEVFQKLREFQKEDLTHRSGKILGSMCTCPHEVGRKAYAMFLESNLGDPGLFKGTQKLERESIELLGSILGSKNVFGHIITGGTEANIMAMRAARNCSNVQNPEIIVPKSAHFSFKKAADILSLKLKEAKLDDDYKMDLDSVMELLSDRTVAVVGVAGTTELGKIDPIPELSKICTEQEIYLHVDAAFGGFIIPFLKEIGYDLPDFDFSLDGVCSLTIDPHKMGLAPIPTGGILFRDEKYLDVMSIETPYLTEKKQSTIVGTRTGASAAATWALLKYMGKEGYTALSRNCMEITKTLAQGLKELGLELITEPELNIVAFKSEKMSVDELAQKLSDKGWAVSISSYPRAIRIIVMPHIKKEHITQFLSDLKQITAN; encoded by the coding sequence ATGGATGAAAATAGATTTTCAAAAGAGGAAGTATTCCAGAAACTCAGAGAATTTCAGAAAGAGGATTTAACCCACCGATCTGGAAAGATATTAGGGTCTATGTGCACCTGTCCTCATGAAGTCGGAAGAAAAGCTTATGCCATGTTTTTAGAATCTAATCTGGGAGATCCTGGTTTATTTAAAGGCACTCAGAAACTTGAAAGAGAATCTATAGAGCTTCTTGGAAGTATCCTTGGCTCAAAGAATGTTTTTGGCCATATAATTACTGGAGGAACCGAAGCAAACATTATGGCTATGCGTGCTGCCAGAAACTGTTCGAATGTACAAAATCCAGAAATAATTGTGCCAAAATCGGCTCATTTTTCCTTTAAAAAAGCAGCAGATATTCTATCTCTTAAACTGAAAGAAGCAAAGCTTGATGATGATTATAAAATGGATTTAGATTCAGTAATGGAACTATTATCTGATAGAACTGTGGCGGTGGTAGGTGTGGCTGGAACCACTGAACTGGGAAAGATTGACCCCATACCGGAACTCTCCAAAATATGCACAGAACAGGAAATTTATTTACATGTTGATGCCGCATTCGGTGGTTTTATTATACCTTTCTTAAAGGAGATTGGTTATGATCTTCCTGACTTTGATTTTTCATTGGATGGTGTATGTTCCCTGACCATTGATCCGCATAAAATGGGTTTAGCACCTATACCTACCGGCGGTATATTGTTCCGGGATGAAAAATATCTGGATGTTATGAGTATAGAAACTCCCTATTTAACCGAAAAAAAACAGTCAACTATTGTAGGCACCCGAACTGGTGCTTCAGCAGCTGCTACATGGGCGCTTTTAAAATATATGGGAAAAGAAGGGTACACGGCTCTGTCCAGAAACTGCATGGAAATTACAAAAACCCTGGCCCAGGGACTAAAAGAGTTAGGACTGGAATTAATAACTGAACCAGAACTAAATATAGTGGCTTTTAAATCAGAAAAAATGTCTGTAGATGAACTTGCACAGAAATTGAGTGATAAAGGATGGGCAGTATCTATATCTTCCTATCCGCGAGCTATAAGAATTATAGTAATGCCTCATATCAAAAAAGAACATATTACACAATTTTTAAGTGATTTAAAACAAATAACTGCGAATTAA
- the upp gene encoding uracil phosphoribosyltransferase, translating into MLKIVDHILAQEILTKIRKKGVDSVQFRSGVVELGRLISYEFINTMERNSVKVETPLGFAKGIKVKNKKDVVVISILRAAIPLVDGIMRVFPEAQCGVVGAWREDEPPFKVKMDYMKIPNLDGKIIIVADPMLATGNTMNTILKAIKKFGTPKRLVLFNIISTDEGIAKVINNHPEIEIYTCSIEKELSKEGYIIPGLGDAGDLAFGKPN; encoded by the coding sequence ATGTTAAAAATTGTTGATCATATACTGGCCCAGGAAATTCTCACCAAGATCAGGAAGAAGGGAGTAGATAGTGTCCAATTTCGCTCGGGTGTGGTTGAACTTGGTCGCCTAATAAGTTATGAATTCATAAATACCATGGAACGAAATTCAGTTAAAGTAGAAACACCTTTAGGATTTGCTAAAGGAATCAAAGTAAAAAATAAAAAGGACGTTGTGGTTATAAGCATATTAAGGGCAGCTATCCCCTTAGTTGATGGTATTATGAGAGTTTTCCCTGAAGCCCAGTGCGGGGTGGTTGGTGCCTGGAGAGAAGATGAGCCTCCCTTTAAGGTGAAAATGGATTATATGAAAATACCTAACTTAGATGGAAAGATAATTATTGTGGCTGATCCTATGTTAGCCACAGGCAATACTATGAACACAATTTTAAAAGCCATAAAAAAGTTTGGAACACCTAAAAGACTTGTACTTTTTAATATAATCTCTACTGATGAGGGTATAGCAAAGGTAATTAACAATCACCCTGAAATTGAAATATACACTTGTTCCATTGAAAAAGAGTTGAGTAAGGAAGGTTATATTATACCTGGATTGGGAGATGCAGGAGATCTGGCTTTTGGTAAGCCTAATTAG
- a CDS encoding DUF389 domain-containing protein, producing the protein MKQSIGTLLHGDPVDEAEVKRIRDLVVYEGEDVKKKLVKFFCLLILASGISTYGLLGDSVAVIIGAMIIAPLMLPIMGLAFSISASDSLAIKTSLLVSLGGIATAIGVGFLLTLPMTSFFQPENIGQVIVRTSPRLLDLLAALVTGVAGAFAMSRHDVSDTLPGVAIAISLVPPLANVGILLASSNYSLALGSLLLFMTNYFAILVTGTALFGIMGFSKIAVKDKSQIAKKRGIAIATVMMVLISVPLAYTGYTIYIDNSITGTITEASSTWLSGSRYELVSVDAESKEDIVTVRIIGNGQLPSLKKLEAMVKDKIHGRKIKLEVVYSNNYVLNS; encoded by the coding sequence ATGAAACAATCTATTGGTACATTGCTGCACGGGGATCCTGTTGATGAAGCAGAAGTAAAAAGAATTCGAGATTTAGTAGTATATGAAGGTGAGGATGTTAAAAAAAAGTTGGTAAAATTTTTCTGTCTGCTTATTCTTGCTTCGGGGATTTCTACCTATGGGCTTCTTGGAGATTCTGTAGCCGTAATTATAGGTGCCATGATTATCGCGCCTCTAATGCTACCTATTATGGGTCTTGCTTTTAGTATCAGCGCAAGTGATAGTTTGGCTATCAAGACTTCACTATTGGTAAGTCTGGGAGGAATTGCCACTGCCATTGGAGTTGGATTCTTATTAACCTTGCCTATGACCAGTTTTTTTCAACCGGAAAACATAGGCCAAGTTATTGTTAGAACTTCTCCACGTCTTCTAGACCTTTTAGCTGCTCTAGTTACTGGGGTTGCTGGTGCTTTTGCAATGTCCCGCCATGATGTTTCTGATACATTGCCAGGAGTAGCCATTGCCATATCTCTTGTTCCTCCATTAGCAAATGTGGGTATTCTATTGGCAAGTTCCAACTATTCCTTGGCCCTGGGTAGCCTTTTACTTTTTATGACAAATTATTTCGCCATACTCGTTACTGGAACTGCTCTTTTTGGTATCATGGGTTTTTCTAAGATAGCAGTGAAAGATAAGTCTCAAATTGCCAAAAAAAGGGGTATAGCCATTGCTACAGTTATGATGGTTTTGATTTCTGTACCTCTAGCCTATACTGGTTACACAATCTATATTGATAATAGCATTACTGGAACCATAACTGAGGCATCAAGTACTTGGTTGAGTGGCAGTAGATATGAGTTGGTCTCTGTTGATGCTGAATCTAAAGAAGATATTGTAACTGTAAGAATCATAGGAAATGGACAACTTCCATCTCTTAAAAAACTTGAAGCAATGGTAAAAGATAAAATTCATGGAAGAAAAATCAAGCTGGAAGTAGTCTATTCAAATAATTATGTTTTGAACAGTTAA
- the rplJ gene encoding 50S ribosomal protein L16, protein MVRAYTRKEYIRKIPGSRIVQYDMGNLSAEFPLSLSLAVKEPAHIKHNALEAARIASNRYMQRKAGRMGYHLKLRVYPHHIVRENPMATGAGADRVQDGMRKAFGKPVSSVAIVKPNQKVLTIHSNKKNFKDIKEALRRAAMKLPVPCRIVIDKGEELVK, encoded by the coding sequence ATGGTAAGAGCATACACAAGAAAAGAGTATATACGTAAAATTCCAGGCTCACGAATTGTTCAATATGATATGGGTAATCTATCAGCGGAATTCCCATTATCTCTTAGTTTAGCAGTTAAAGAGCCGGCACATATTAAACACAATGCATTAGAAGCAGCAAGAATTGCTTCAAATAGATATATGCAGAGAAAAGCAGGTAGAATGGGATACCACCTTAAGTTAAGGGTATATCCACACCACATAGTGCGAGAAAATCCAATGGCAACTGGGGCTGGTGCGGACCGGGTTCAGGATGGTATGAGAAAAGCTTTCGGTAAACCTGTAAGTTCAGTTGCAATAGTAAAACCTAATCAAAAAGTTTTAACTATCCATTCCAATAAGAAAAACTTTAAAGATATAAAAGAAGCATTAAGAAGAGCTGCTATGAAGCTACCCGTACCATGTAGAATCGTGATTGACAAGGGAGAAGAATTAGTCAAATAA
- a CDS encoding quinoprotein glucose dehydrogenase — protein MQKKFIVFVGILIIITVALIVLLVPSSVDESGYQSEVILTNLDTPWAMAFLPDDRMIFTERGGKVKIWDGNQVQEVGNVNVKEVSESGLLGIAVDPDFNNNKYVYLYYTTQNNGNRISRFTLNTNLTNETVLLDNIPSSGIHNGGRLKFGPDGKLYATTGDAGNELLAQDNNSLAGKILRLNKDGTVPADNPFNNYVWSYGHRDPQGITWNTSNGLMYASEHGATRNDEINIIEKGGNYGWPIVECDNSTDGYINAIRCFSEFTLAPSGMAFYKNSLFVAGLRGNQLRRLYLDSSGMEITREDELFNNLGRIRDVVEHKGYLYIATSNKDGRGVPKIDDDKIIRIKVGN, from the coding sequence ATGCAGAAAAAATTCATTGTTTTTGTGGGAATATTAATTATTATAACTGTCGCCTTGATTGTATTACTTGTTCCAAGTTCTGTAGATGAATCTGGATATCAGTCTGAGGTAATACTTACCAATCTGGACACACCATGGGCCATGGCATTTTTACCTGATGATAGGATGATATTCACGGAAAGAGGAGGTAAAGTAAAGATATGGGATGGAAATCAGGTTCAAGAAGTTGGAAACGTTAATGTAAAAGAGGTTAGTGAGTCTGGTCTTTTAGGAATAGCTGTTGATCCTGATTTTAATAACAACAAGTACGTCTATCTATATTATACTACACAGAATAATGGAAATAGAATTTCCAGGTTTACATTGAACACAAATCTTACCAATGAAACAGTTCTACTGGATAACATCCCCAGTTCTGGTATTCACAATGGAGGCAGATTGAAATTTGGTCCAGATGGTAAACTTTATGCTACCACGGGTGATGCTGGCAATGAACTTCTGGCTCAAGACAATAACTCTTTAGCCGGTAAAATATTGAGATTAAACAAGGACGGAACAGTACCGGCTGATAATCCATTCAATAATTATGTCTGGTCTTATGGACACCGAGATCCTCAGGGCATAACCTGGAATACTTCCAATGGATTAATGTATGCTTCAGAACACGGGGCCACTAGAAATGATGAGATAAATATCATAGAAAAAGGGGGAAACTATGGATGGCCTATTGTAGAGTGTGATAACAGTACTGATGGATATATTAATGCTATCCGATGTTTTAGTGAATTTACCCTGGCACCGTCTGGAATGGCCTTCTATAAAAACTCTCTTTTTGTGGCAGGTCTAAGGGGTAATCAGCTTAGACGACTGTATCTGGATAGTTCTGGCATGGAGATCACCCGTGAGGATGAACTTTTCAATAATCTTGGCAGAATAAGAGATGTAGTCGAACACAAAGGTTACCTTTACATTGCTACATCTAATAAAGATGGAAGGGGGGTGCCTAAAATTGATGATGATAAGATCATCAGAATAAAAGTGGGTAATTAA
- the cobS gene encoding adenosylcobinamide-GDP ribazoletransferase, protein MIMILEGFRGLLGLLSFSTILPLNIHTSIEEMAKVTWLWPLLGGIIGIFVGAVGFVFVNLLPIDQLITATIVYSFAISFTGFHHLDGLIDMGDALMAHGDYKKKIGIMRDSRIGTGGIASFFIIALITVASINAISPSSIFLVLLISEIGAKMGLITCCALSRPFPDGTGKFFIESMNMKLLLLSLILCFIVGFILFNVIGVLGIIGGTIAGVILAVVSRKSFYWTTGDILGASNEVGRMLSLLVMTSMVIPWTLMF, encoded by the coding sequence ATGATCATGATCTTAGAAGGTTTTAGAGGATTGCTGGGACTGTTATCCTTCTCCACTATACTGCCCCTAAATATACATACAAGCATTGAAGAAATGGCTAAGGTCACCTGGTTGTGGCCTCTGCTTGGTGGAATAATTGGCATATTTGTAGGGGCTGTGGGTTTTGTCTTTGTGAACCTACTACCTATAGACCAGTTGATCACAGCAACCATTGTTTACAGTTTTGCCATTTCATTTACTGGTTTCCATCACCTTGACGGTTTAATTGACATGGGCGATGCTTTAATGGCCCACGGCGATTATAAAAAAAAGATAGGAATAATGAGAGATTCAAGAATTGGAACTGGTGGAATAGCATCCTTTTTTATTATAGCATTAATAACTGTGGCATCGATCAATGCCATATCCCCCAGTTCTATATTTCTAGTTTTACTGATATCAGAGATAGGGGCTAAAATGGGATTAATAACCTGTTGTGCCTTATCTCGACCCTTTCCAGATGGGACTGGGAAGTTTTTCATTGAATCTATGAATATGAAATTGCTGTTATTATCTTTAATCTTGTGTTTCATAGTGGGATTCATATTATTTAATGTAATCGGAGTTCTGGGAATTATTGGTGGCACTATAGCTGGAGTTATATTGGCTGTAGTATCTAGGAAAAGTTTTTATTGGACTACCGGTGATATTTTAGGTGCTTCCAATGAAGTAGGAAGAATGTTATCTTTATTAGTAATGACCAGCATGGTGATACCGTGGACGTTAATGTTTTAA
- a CDS encoding tRNA (cytidine(56)-2'-O)-methyltransferase, translating to MDVNVLRLDHRRKRDARITTHVCLTARAFGASKTILSGEKDSKLMENVEDVVRRWGGNFKIGYQKNWENLMEEWQKNGGEIVHLTMYGTPVQEAIKEIKNSPKDKLIVVGGSRVPTKVYKKADHNVSVTSQPHSEVSSLALFLHMLFEGKELELNFEGGEMKVIPTARGKKVVTQKEDK from the coding sequence GTGGACGTTAATGTTTTAAGATTAGATCACAGAAGAAAAAGGGATGCCCGAATCACCACCCATGTTTGTTTAACTGCCCGGGCTTTTGGAGCATCTAAAACTATTTTAAGTGGTGAAAAAGATTCTAAACTCATGGAAAATGTTGAAGATGTGGTTAGAAGGTGGGGAGGAAATTTTAAAATTGGATATCAGAAAAATTGGGAGAATTTAATGGAAGAATGGCAAAAAAATGGTGGAGAAATTGTTCATCTTACCATGTACGGCACTCCAGTACAGGAAGCTATAAAAGAGATAAAAAATTCCCCAAAAGATAAATTAATAGTGGTTGGCGGCTCCAGAGTTCCAACTAAAGTTTATAAAAAGGCTGATCATAATGTTTCTGTTACATCCCAACCCCATTCTGAAGTTTCATCACTGGCCCTATTCTTACACATGTTATTTGAGGGAAAAGAGCTAGAACTAAATTTTGAAGGTGGAGAAATGAAGGTTATTCCCACAGCTCGGGGTAAAAAAGTGGTTACCCAAAAAGAGGATAAATAA
- a CDS encoding phosphoenolpyruvate synthase, whose amino-acid sequence MKNVAYFDELNKEDVAIAGGKGANLGELTQAGIPVPPGFVVTSATYERFINETGIFDEIMDILDALDVHNNKELQNAAVRIKKIIMDAWVPDEIKTLITESYNALCDKIGKENAFVAIRSSATAEDLPEASFAGQQDTYLNISGSEDVVKYVQKCWASLFGARAIFYREENDFDHSKVYIAVVVQEMVDAEKAGVMFTVHPSTGEEKILIEASWGLGEAVVSGTVTPDTYWIDKKTGEILDTMVSEKNVMFHKDPQSGRTVKVEVPEDMKNKQVLTAEEMAELTELGKNIHSHYNFPQDTEWAIEDGKVYMLQSRPVTTLDKSSNQEDGEEMEDERTIITKGLGASPGMGSGAVKIVREIDELDKVETGDILVTVMTTPDMVPAMKRASGIITDEGGVTCHAAIVSRELGIPCVVGTTDATQILDENQLVTIDGNKGIVYKGKLKVAEKVEVERQQAVVQSPILTVTDVKVNVSMPEAAKKASQTGADGVGLLRTEHMMLTAGVHPIKFIKDGREDELIHILMENILKVVDAFYPKPVWYRTLDAPTDEFKTLDGGEDEPYEHNPMLGWRGIRRELDQPDILRAEFKAIKKLHEQGYTNIGIMIPLVQHPDELRKAKQIAEEVGLKPQKNIEFGIMVETPAAAMVIEDFIDVGIDFASFGTNDLTQYTLAIDRNNENVAGLYSEGHPAVLKLIARVIKKCNAAGVKTSICGQAGSIPHIVEKLVELGIDSVSANTDAVPAVRETVARIEKKLVLKAARKMMQE is encoded by the coding sequence ATGAAGAATGTCGCATATTTTGATGAGCTAAACAAAGAAGATGTTGCAATTGCAGGTGGAAAAGGAGCAAATTTAGGTGAATTAACCCAGGCAGGAATTCCAGTTCCGCCAGGATTTGTGGTTACATCAGCAACCTACGAAAGATTCATAAATGAAACCGGAATTTTTGATGAAATCATGGACATTCTTGATGCTTTGGATGTTCATAATAATAAAGAACTCCAAAACGCTGCTGTACGCATAAAAAAGATCATTATGGATGCATGGGTCCCTGATGAAATAAAAACCCTTATTACTGAATCTTATAACGCCCTTTGCGATAAAATTGGCAAAGAAAACGCATTTGTGGCCATAAGATCTTCTGCTACTGCAGAAGATTTGCCTGAAGCATCTTTTGCAGGTCAACAAGATACTTATCTTAATATAAGCGGTTCTGAAGATGTCGTAAAATATGTTCAAAAATGTTGGGCTTCTCTTTTCGGTGCTAGAGCAATTTTTTATCGTGAAGAAAATGATTTTGATCATTCAAAGGTTTACATCGCAGTTGTGGTTCAGGAAATGGTGGATGCTGAGAAAGCAGGTGTAATGTTCACGGTACACCCATCGACCGGTGAAGAAAAAATATTAATCGAAGCTTCATGGGGATTGGGCGAAGCTGTTGTTTCTGGAACTGTTACACCAGATACTTACTGGATAGATAAAAAAACCGGCGAAATTCTGGATACCATGGTCAGTGAAAAAAATGTCATGTTCCATAAGGATCCCCAGTCTGGCAGGACAGTCAAAGTAGAAGTTCCTGAAGACATGAAGAACAAACAGGTACTAACTGCTGAAGAGATGGCAGAACTCACAGAACTTGGAAAAAATATACATAGTCACTATAACTTCCCACAAGACACAGAATGGGCTATTGAAGATGGAAAGGTTTACATGTTACAATCAAGGCCAGTAACCACTCTGGATAAATCATCAAATCAAGAGGATGGGGAAGAAATGGAAGACGAAAGAACCATTATAACCAAAGGATTAGGTGCAAGTCCTGGCATGGGCTCTGGAGCAGTAAAAATTGTAAGAGAGATAGATGAACTGGATAAAGTGGAAACCGGTGATATTTTAGTAACAGTCATGACCACTCCCGATATGGTGCCGGCCATGAAACGGGCCAGTGGAATCATAACTGATGAAGGCGGTGTAACCTGTCATGCAGCTATAGTATCTCGAGAATTAGGAATTCCCTGTGTAGTTGGAACTACAGATGCCACACAAATCCTGGATGAAAATCAACTGGTAACTATAGATGGAAATAAGGGAATTGTTTATAAAGGTAAACTCAAAGTAGCTGAAAAAGTTGAAGTTGAAAGACAGCAGGCAGTGGTGCAATCACCAATACTCACAGTTACCGATGTTAAAGTGAATGTCAGCATGCCGGAGGCAGCTAAAAAAGCTTCGCAAACTGGTGCAGATGGTGTCGGCCTACTTAGGACGGAACACATGATGTTAACTGCCGGTGTGCACCCTATCAAATTCATAAAAGACGGTCGTGAAGACGAACTCATTCACATACTTATGGAAAATATTCTAAAAGTGGTGGATGCCTTCTATCCTAAACCAGTATGGTACAGAACACTGGATGCTCCAACTGACGAATTCAAAACATTAGACGGTGGAGAAGATGAACCATACGAACACAACCCTATGCTGGGTTGGAGGGGTATCAGACGGGAACTAGATCAACCAGATATTCTCAGAGCAGAATTTAAGGCCATAAAAAAATTACATGAACAGGGCTATACCAATATAGGCATAATGATTCCATTAGTCCAGCATCCAGATGAACTGCGCAAGGCCAAGCAAATAGCAGAAGAAGTTGGTTTAAAACCACAGAAAAATATAGAATTTGGTATTATGGTGGAAACACCTGCAGCGGCCATGGTGATTGAAGATTTCATTGATGTTGGAATAGATTTTGCCAGTTTTGGAACCAACGATCTTACCCAGTACACATTGGCCATTGATAGAAACAATGAAAATGTAGCTGGCCTTTACAGTGAAGGACACCCTGCTGTACTAAAATTGATAGCACGGGTTATCAAAAAATGTAATGCTGCTGGAGTAAAAACCAGTATATGTGGACAGGCAGGAAGTATTCCACATATTGTGGAAAAATTAGTGGAACTTGGAATTGACAGTGTATCTGCAAATACTGATGCTGTGCCAGCCGTAAGAGAAACAGTAGCTCGAATAGAGAAGAAACTGGTTTTAAAAGCTGCCCGAAAAATGATGCAGGAATAA